From a single Streptomyces sp. NBC_00377 genomic region:
- a CDS encoding L,D-transpeptidase family protein → MFSVRTVALVLASVALLPLGTPARAVPPPPGPESQLVPGVPPGPSQPWQIDTPDQVLAPKVYEPTAAEDAVEPRDAMPGTYALVEYVPLGDAVTRVLCSARTGPYQRGVERWLKLKVDGKQSAADCMAIRAFQQKQGIKPAIGFAGPVTWARMQLLAARKNPNAHKKCPVRTGRIACVDLDRQLTWVQKGTKVVFGPVPMRSGRVVHPTRTGWHTIYWRHKNHVSTLYNTPMPYAQFFDGGQAFHAVYGSIHTTIGSMGCVNLTLGDARRLWGVLKKGDRVYVWGHRPGT, encoded by the coding sequence ATGTTCAGCGTACGAACAGTGGCCCTTGTTCTCGCCTCCGTCGCCCTGCTTCCCCTCGGGACGCCCGCCCGAGCCGTGCCGCCTCCCCCTGGGCCCGAGAGCCAGTTGGTGCCCGGGGTGCCGCCGGGTCCGTCCCAGCCCTGGCAGATCGATACGCCCGACCAGGTGCTCGCGCCGAAGGTGTACGAGCCCACCGCCGCCGAGGACGCCGTCGAACCGCGGGACGCGATGCCGGGGACGTACGCGCTCGTCGAGTACGTGCCGTTGGGCGACGCCGTGACCCGGGTGCTGTGCAGCGCACGGACCGGGCCGTACCAGCGCGGGGTCGAGCGGTGGCTGAAGCTGAAGGTGGACGGGAAGCAGTCCGCGGCGGACTGCATGGCGATCCGGGCGTTCCAGCAGAAGCAGGGGATCAAGCCCGCCATCGGCTTCGCCGGGCCCGTCACCTGGGCGCGGATGCAGCTCCTCGCCGCGAGGAAGAACCCCAACGCCCACAAGAAGTGCCCGGTGCGGACCGGCCGGATCGCCTGCGTCGATCTCGACCGGCAGCTGACGTGGGTGCAGAAGGGCACGAAGGTCGTCTTCGGGCCCGTGCCGATGCGCAGCGGCCGCGTCGTCCATCCGACCCGTACGGGATGGCACACCATCTACTGGCGGCACAAGAACCATGTGTCCACGCTCTACAACACCCCCATGCCCTATGCGCAGTTCTTCGACGGCGGACAGGCCTTCCACGCCGTCTACGGCAGCATCCACACCACCATCGGCTCGATGGGATGCGTCAATCTCACGCTCGGTGACGCGCGCAGGCTGTGGGGTGTGCTGAAGAAGGGCGACCGGGTCTACGTGTGGGGGCACCGGCCCGGTACCTAG
- the tsaE gene encoding tRNA (adenosine(37)-N6)-threonylcarbamoyltransferase complex ATPase subunit type 1 TsaE codes for MEAPAAQHSPAESDPVGNRVEIVVNSPEQMGELGRRMAELLRAGDLVMLSGELGAGKTTLTRGLGAGLGVRGAVTSPTFVIARVHPSLGDGPPLVHVDAYRLNGGLDEMEDLDLDVSLPASVVVVEWGEGKVEELTDDRLQVRIHRAVGDTTDEVRQVTVTGLGARWATADLGTLSA; via the coding sequence ATGGAAGCACCAGCAGCACAGCACAGCCCGGCTGAGTCCGACCCGGTGGGCAACCGCGTGGAGATCGTCGTCAACTCCCCCGAGCAGATGGGCGAGTTGGGCCGTCGTATGGCCGAGCTGTTGCGGGCCGGCGATCTTGTGATGCTGAGCGGGGAGCTCGGCGCGGGCAAGACGACGCTCACCCGCGGGCTCGGCGCGGGCCTCGGGGTCCGGGGCGCCGTCACCTCCCCGACGTTCGTGATCGCCCGGGTGCACCCCTCCCTGGGGGACGGCCCGCCGCTCGTCCATGTGGACGCCTACCGCCTCAACGGCGGACTGGACGAGATGGAGGACCTCGACCTCGACGTGTCCCTGCCCGCGTCGGTGGTCGTCGTGGAGTGGGGCGAGGGCAAAGTGGAGGAGCTGACCGACGACCGGCTCCAGGTCCGTATCCACCGGGCCGTCGGCGACACGACCGACGAGGTCCGGCAGGTGACGGTGACGGGGCTCGGGGCACGGTGGGCGACGGCGGACCTCGGCACGCTGTCGGCCTGA
- a CDS encoding holo-ACP synthase: MSIIGVGIDVAEIDRFAASLERTPGLARRLFLESELLLPSGERRGTASLAARFAAKEALAKALGAPSGLLWTDAEVYVEESGQPRLRVKGSVAARAAELGVRSWHVSLSHDAGVASAVVVAEG, from the coding sequence ATGAGCATCATCGGGGTCGGTATCGACGTGGCGGAGATCGACCGGTTCGCGGCGTCGCTGGAACGGACACCGGGGCTGGCCCGGCGGCTGTTCCTGGAGAGCGAGCTGCTGCTGCCGAGCGGGGAGCGGCGGGGGACCGCCTCGCTGGCGGCGCGTTTCGCCGCGAAGGAGGCTCTGGCCAAGGCGCTGGGGGCGCCGTCCGGGCTGCTGTGGACGGACGCCGAGGTGTACGTCGAGGAGAGCGGACAGCCCCGGTTGCGGGTGAAGGGGAGTGTCGCCGCGCGGGCCGCCGAACTGGGCGTCCGCAGCTGGCATGTGTCGTTGAGTCATGACGCGGGGGTCGCGTCGGCGGTCGTGGTGGCCGAAGGCTGA
- a CDS encoding alpha/beta fold hydrolase, whose translation MSESSAEVVATGAEMAASAASAVVAASATGATGGWRRATGIAGTAIGVIAAGAAAGVALERMTVGRGMRAKARLALDSTGPYGGLRGTPGKARADDGTELYYEIDDVEPQGGAANRRRRLFGRKAPLPVTVVFSHGYCLNQDSWHFQRAALRGVVRTVHWDQRSHGRSGRGSAQIQDGAPVTIDQLGRDLKAVLDAAVPEGPIVLVGHSMGGMTVMALAALYPELIRDRVVATALVGTSSGRLGEVNFGLPVAGVNAVRRVLPGVLKALGQQAALVEKGRRATADLFAGIIKRYSFASRDVDPAVARFAERMIEGTPIDVVAEFYPAFTDHDKTEALACFTGIPVLVLAGIGDLVTPSDHSEAIADLLPDAELVLVPDAGHLVMLEHPEVVTDRLADLLTRAGAVPAGATVTGYGSTSSTAQPG comes from the coding sequence GTGAGCGAGAGCAGTGCGGAGGTGGTGGCGACCGGCGCGGAGATGGCGGCGAGCGCCGCCTCGGCGGTCGTTGCCGCCTCCGCGACGGGGGCAACGGGAGGCTGGCGCCGGGCGACCGGTATCGCCGGCACCGCGATAGGCGTGATCGCCGCGGGCGCCGCGGCGGGTGTCGCCCTGGAGCGGATGACCGTGGGGCGGGGCATGCGGGCGAAGGCCCGGCTCGCCCTCGACTCGACGGGGCCGTACGGCGGGCTGCGCGGCACCCCGGGCAAGGCACGGGCCGACGACGGCACCGAGCTGTACTACGAGATCGACGACGTCGAGCCGCAGGGCGGAGCCGCGAACCGGCGGCGCAGGCTTTTCGGGCGCAAGGCCCCGCTCCCCGTCACCGTCGTCTTCAGCCACGGCTACTGCCTCAACCAGGACTCCTGGCACTTCCAGCGGGCGGCCCTGCGCGGTGTCGTACGGACCGTCCACTGGGACCAGCGCAGCCACGGCCGGTCCGGTCGCGGCAGCGCCCAGATACAGGACGGGGCGCCCGTCACCATCGACCAGCTGGGGCGCGATCTGAAGGCCGTCCTCGACGCGGCCGTGCCCGAGGGGCCGATCGTGCTCGTCGGGCACTCCATGGGCGGGATGACGGTGATGGCCCTGGCCGCCCTGTACCCCGAGCTGATCCGGGACCGGGTCGTCGCCACCGCCCTCGTCGGCACGTCGTCCGGACGACTCGGCGAGGTCAACTTCGGACTGCCGGTCGCGGGTGTGAACGCGGTGCGGCGGGTGCTGCCGGGGGTGCTGAAGGCGCTGGGGCAGCAGGCGGCGCTGGTGGAGAAGGGGCGACGGGCCACCGCCGACCTCTTCGCCGGGATCATCAAGCGGTACTCCTTCGCGTCGCGGGACGTCGATCCGGCGGTGGCGCGGTTCGCCGAGCGGATGATCGAGGGCACGCCGATCGACGTGGTCGCCGAGTTCTACCCGGCGTTCACGGATCACGACAAGACCGAGGCGCTCGCCTGTTTCACCGGCATACCGGTACTGGTGCTCGCCGGGATCGGCGATCTGGTCACGCCGAGCGACCACAGCGAGGCGATCGCCGACCTGCTGCCCGACGCCGAGCTGGTGCTCGTGCCGGACGCCGGGCACCTGGTGATGCTGGAACACCCGGAAGTGGTCACCGACCGCCTCGCCGACCTGCTCACCCGTGCGGGCGCCGTGCCCGCAGGAGCTACCGTGACTGGCTATGGAAGCACCAGCAGCACAGCACAGCCCGGCTGA
- the alr gene encoding alanine racemase → MSETAEPPATPPRARAEIDLAALRANVRTLRAKAPGAAFMAVVKADGYGHGAVPCARAAVEAGAGWVGTATPEEALALRATGGLPADVRIMCWLWTPGGPWREAVEAGLDVSVSGLWALREAAEGARAAGRPARVQLKADTGLGRNGCQPADWPELVGEALRAEEQGLLRVTGLWSHFACADEPGHPSVAFQLGRFHEMVEYAERQGVRPEVRHIANSPATLTLPETHFDLVRPGIAMYGLSPSPELGSAADLGLRPVMTLVASLALVKQVPGGHGVSYGHHYVTPGETTLGLVPLGYADGVPRHASGSGPVLVGGKWRTAAGRIAMDQFVVDLGGDEPGPGAQAVLFGPGDRGEPTAEDWAQAAGTIGYEIVTRIGPRVPRVYVDETSVIETRSGE, encoded by the coding sequence ATGAGTGAGACTGCCGAGCCGCCCGCCACCCCGCCCCGCGCCCGCGCCGAGATCGACCTGGCCGCGCTGCGGGCCAACGTGCGCACGCTGCGCGCCAAGGCGCCCGGCGCGGCGTTCATGGCCGTGGTGAAGGCCGACGGATACGGACACGGGGCCGTCCCCTGCGCCCGCGCGGCGGTCGAGGCCGGTGCCGGCTGGGTGGGCACCGCCACCCCCGAGGAGGCGCTGGCGCTGCGCGCCACGGGCGGGCTGCCCGCGGACGTCAGGATCATGTGCTGGCTGTGGACGCCGGGCGGTCCCTGGCGCGAGGCGGTCGAGGCCGGCCTCGACGTCTCCGTCAGCGGGCTGTGGGCCCTGCGCGAGGCCGCTGAGGGGGCACGGGCCGCCGGGCGGCCCGCCCGCGTACAGCTCAAGGCCGACACCGGGCTCGGGCGCAACGGCTGCCAGCCCGCCGACTGGCCCGAACTGGTGGGCGAGGCCCTGCGCGCCGAGGAGCAGGGGCTGCTCCGGGTCACCGGGCTGTGGTCCCACTTCGCCTGTGCCGACGAGCCCGGGCATCCCTCCGTCGCGTTCCAGCTCGGCCGCTTCCACGAGATGGTGGAGTACGCCGAGCGGCAGGGCGTGCGGCCCGAGGTGCGGCACATCGCCAACTCCCCCGCCACCCTCACGCTCCCGGAGACCCATTTCGACCTGGTCCGCCCGGGCATCGCGATGTACGGCCTCTCGCCCAGCCCCGAGCTGGGCTCCGCCGCCGACCTCGGGCTTCGCCCGGTGATGACCCTCGTGGCCTCGCTGGCCCTGGTCAAGCAGGTCCCGGGCGGGCACGGCGTGAGCTACGGCCACCATTACGTCACCCCGGGCGAGACCACCCTCGGCCTCGTCCCGCTCGGATACGCGGACGGTGTTCCCCGGCACGCCTCCGGGAGCGGACCTGTGCTGGTCGGCGGCAAGTGGCGGACGGCCGCCGGACGCATCGCGATGGACCAGTTCGTCGTCGACCTCGGCGGCGACGAGCCCGGTCCCGGAGCGCAGGCGGTCCTCTTCGGCCCCGGCGACCGCGGTGAGCCCACGGCCGAGGACTGGGCCCAGGCGGCCGGAACCATCGGATACGAGATCGTCACACGCATCGGACCGCGCGTTCCTCGCGTCTATGTCGATGAGACCAGTGTCATCGAGACCCGTTCAGGTGAATGA
- a CDS encoding NAD(P)H-hydrate dehydratase, with amino-acid sequence MRTAYRVETVRRAERELMAGLPEGALMQRAAAGLAAACADLLGRVYGRRVVLLVGSGDNGGDALYAGARLARRGAGVTAVLLTPGRAHGGGLAALRRAGGRTVAPEGAQDAVRRADLVLDGIVGIGGKGGLRPDAAALAATAAGARAVVVAVDLPSGVDADTGEVHGSAIRADVTVTFGTHKPGLLVDPAREYAGSVRLVDIGLGDVLPAEPELAALQHADVAALLPVPGGDSDKYRRGVVGIAAGSARYPGAAVLAVAGALRGGAGAVRYVGPAGDAVIARFPETLVSDQGPRRAGRVQAWVVGPGAGEDAKTVAEVLAAEVPVLIDADGLRLADPDAVRGRTAPTLMTPHAGEAAALLGVAREEVEGARLRFVRELAARYRATVLLKGSTTLIADAGGEGVVRVNATGTAWLATAGSGDVLSGLAGSLLAAGLGALDAGSTGAYLHGLAGRFAAGGAPVGAHEVAVAVREAWRSVRE; translated from the coding sequence ATGCGTACTGCCTATCGCGTCGAGACCGTCCGCCGTGCCGAGCGGGAGTTGATGGCCGGGCTTCCCGAAGGGGCCCTGATGCAGCGGGCCGCCGCCGGGCTCGCCGCCGCCTGCGCCGATCTGCTGGGGCGAGTGTACGGGCGGCGGGTGGTGCTGCTGGTCGGGAGCGGAGACAACGGGGGTGACGCCCTGTACGCCGGCGCCCGGCTGGCCCGGCGCGGGGCGGGGGTGACCGCTGTGCTGCTCACACCCGGGCGCGCGCACGGCGGGGGGCTCGCGGCCCTGCGGCGGGCCGGGGGGCGCACGGTCGCGCCCGAGGGTGCGCAGGACGCCGTCCGGCGCGCCGACCTCGTGCTCGACGGCATCGTCGGCATCGGCGGGAAGGGCGGGCTGCGGCCCGACGCGGCCGCGCTGGCCGCGACCGCCGCCGGGGCGCGGGCCGTCGTCGTCGCCGTCGATCTGCCCAGCGGCGTCGACGCCGACACCGGTGAGGTGCACGGGAGCGCGATCCGCGCCGACGTCACCGTCACCTTCGGCACGCACAAGCCGGGGCTGCTCGTCGATCCGGCGCGGGAGTACGCCGGGTCGGTGCGCCTCGTCGACATCGGACTCGGGGACGTGCTGCCCGCAGAGCCCGAGCTGGCGGCGCTCCAGCACGCGGACGTGGCCGCCCTGCTGCCCGTGCCGGGGGGCGACAGTGACAAGTACCGGCGAGGCGTCGTCGGGATCGCCGCCGGGTCCGCCCGGTATCCGGGGGCCGCGGTGCTGGCCGTCGCGGGGGCGCTGCGGGGCGGGGCGGGGGCCGTGCGGTACGTCGGGCCGGCGGGGGACGCGGTCATCGCGCGGTTCCCCGAGACGCTCGTGTCCGACCAGGGGCCCCGGCGGGCCGGGCGGGTGCAGGCGTGGGTCGTCGGGCCCGGTGCCGGGGAGGACGCGAAGACGGTGGCGGAGGTGCTGGCCGCCGAGGTGCCGGTGCTGATCGATGCCGACGGGCTGCGGCTCGCGGACCCGGACGCGGTGCGGGGGCGTACCGCGCCGACGTTGATGACGCCTCACGCGGGGGAGGCGGCCGCGCTGTTGGGGGTGGCGCGGGAGGAGGTGGAGGGGGCCCGGCTGCGTTTCGTGCGGGAACTGGCGGCGCGGTACCGGGCGACCGTGCTGCTGAAGGGGTCGACGACGTTGATCGCGGACGCGGGGGGCGAGGGCGTGGTGCGGGTGAACGCGACCGGCACCGCGTGGCTGGCCACCGCCGGGAGCGGGGACGTCCTGTCGGGGCTCGCGGGGTCGCTGCTGGCGGCGGGGCTCGGCGCGTTGGACGCGGGGAGCACGGGGGCGTATCTCCACGGGCTCGCGGGGCGGTTCGCGGCGGGAGGGGCGCCGGTGGGAGCGCACGAGGTGGCCGTGGCGGTCCGCGAGGCGTGGAGGTCCGTGCGGGAGTAG